The DNA window TCGGAAGCAGAGCAAAATGGGGGTGGTGCTTCTGCAGGATCTCAGCCCTTAAAGAGGGacctgcaaacaccccccccacacacgcgcTGCATCAGAGCTCCAGCCCCGAGCAGCCCAGAGACACTCGCCAGCTGTTTGTACCTTGAGCAGGCTCCCCGACTCCAGCCGTGAACATCTGCCTTAGCGATGCACAGAGGAAGTGAGGTCATCCCATTCCCCACCttgtccccttcccctcctcccggCAGACAGCCCGGCCCTCGGGCTGATGCCTCGGCGGCAGAGGAAGGACCTTTGGCGAGCGAGTCTTTTCCCAAGCGCCTCGGGGCCGTGCACCAAGCTCGCTGCTCTAGGAGAGCCTCCCTCTCTCCCTAGCAGGTCACCGGTTCCAGTCCAGCCCAGGGCGGTAGCTGAGGAGAGTTGTCACCATGTGACAGCTGCTTGGTGTGACCCCTGGGAGCTGGAGCCGGTTGGCCCTCTCTGCGTCTCCGTAGGCCTGCGTCTCTGCGCTGGCTACTGGTGAGagctcccccactcccagtgctCGGCTGGCCCCTCTCAATGCCccgttcctccctccctccctccagaaaATCCGCTCCAAGGTGGAGCTGGAGGTGCGAGACCTGCCCGAGGAGCTGTCCCTCTCCTTCAACGCCACCTGCCTCAACGACGAGGTCATCCAGGGACTGAAGTCCTGCGTGGGACTCAAGATAGGAGACACGGTGAGTCTCGCCAGCTGGCGGCCGGCTGGGCGGGGGATCCAGCTGCAGGAGCTCCGGGATcatccccagcctctgccccgcgggagaaggccccagccttGTAGTGTCTCCGTGGCAGGGCTCGGCTGGGCCGAATACCAAAGGGGATGCTGTGTAGCGCCTGCGGTTCTCTCCGAATGGCTCGCTGCCAGCCTGCGCTGCCCCATGTCGCCAGGCAGCGTCGGGTGGAACATGCCTGGAAGGGACGGGCTGGCGGCTCTGGGTTCAGGCCTTGCGGCCGGGCCACCCCGgctgtgcttggagcagccctGCCTGAATCGAACCCCGGCGCTTCCCTCCCCAGGTGAGCTTCAGCATCGAGGCCAAGGTGCGGGGCTGCCcgcagcagcaggagaaatccttCACCATCAAGCCCGTGGGCTTCAAGGACAGCCTGACGGTGGTGGTGAACTTCGAGTGCAACTGCACCTGCGAGGAGCACGCCGAGCCCGACAGCCCCGCCTGCCACCAAGGCAACGGCACCTTCGAGTGCGGCGTGTGCCGCTGCTCCCCGGGCCGGCTGGGCTCCCGCTGCGAGTGCTCCGAGGAGGAATACAGCCCCACGCAGCAGGACAACTGCAGCCCCGGCCCGGGGCAGCCCCTGTGCAGCCAGCGGGGCGAGTGCCTCTGCGGCCAGTGCGTCTGCCACGCCAGCGGCTTCGGCAAGGTGACCGGCAAGTACTGCGAGTGCGACGACTTCTCCTGCGTCCGCTTCAAGGGCGAGATGTGCTCGGGTGAGTGGCCCCCGGCTCCGGCGTGCTAAGGGGTGCTCGGAGGGGCGGGGGGTTCCCGAGGCCGTGCTCTGCCCGGCTGTATTAGCACTCAGCCGGTGCTGGGTCTCAGATGCCGGGAGTCCTCCAAGATCTGATGGCAGCTCCCCTAAGAAAAAGGGGGGGTTCACTCTGGTTATATTCCAGCTTGTGTCATTCCACACGGGCTGCCTAAAATTCCTCCATCGGTGTTGTTGGCTGCAGGATGTCTATTGTTGTACAGTGCTGAGTAGCTGCTGCCAGGTCGTgtccctccccagagctggctgcatttcagtggcttCACCGGAGCAGATGGCATGAGGAATGCCTGAGGAGACCCCTTGCCGCAGGGCAGGCTGGCCCCATTGCCATGCTCTCCCGTCCCGAGCCAGTCGGGTTAACGCCGCCTCTGTTTGTTTCTTTCCCTTGGCGGCTCTCACAGACGCAGCCAAGCGGAGCAGTGCAGGGTTCACGGCGGGAGCAGGCGGCGGGCCCGACTCAGAACAGCATGTCCTGAAAGGGGGCCAgcgagcccctgccctgctccctgaatGCTGGGAGACGCGTGCCCACACACAGCTCGCTCCAGAGAGAGCCCCCAGCCgctcccagcagagcccagcccagccccacgggGCAGCCACTTGACTCTGCAGCCATCAGCACTCGGGGAAGCCCCCAGATCCCCCAAGAGGCACCTGCCCCTGGGGCGCAGACCTTGGGGGTTCCCATAAGGTCCCTGGGAGCTGGTCTTTGAACCACCCTGCAAGGGAGAGACTCTGCCTCGGGGCTTTGCAGCCGGCTCCCGGGTTCCCCTTcacagcccagtgccccccccccggctgagcTGAGCCCCCCCCCGGCCAGATTCCCCACTGGGCTCCTGTCCCTGGCACACCCAGCGCCCCCGTTGCTTTCTGCTCcgaccccagcactgccccacctccccccgcccctcccttgGGGCCTCCTTATCGGCAGTGATTCGAGGCTTATCCCGCCCCAGCAATGGAGGCGAGGGGGGGGGCCCTGTTTTCCCCTAGCGAGCCCTCCGGAGCCTCCGTGGCAATGGGGGAGTGTCCCGGTGACTCACAGCGATAAGGaccggctccccccgccccccccccccagtgtacaCACGCTTCCCTGGCTGTTGTGCAATGCAGTGACTCCGGATGTTTGGCCCAAGCTGGTTATCAGGACGATGACAAATTGATGACACCCGAGGAACAAACAAGccatggagggaagggggtgaGCGGGCGGTTTATCACCCAGACAGGGGTCTGTCATCGCGGGGGAGAGGGTGGCAGCGGCAAAGCCCCAtaatgggcgggggagggggagcagcctaCAGAGGGCCTGCTCTCAGTCACACTGCTGTCAATCCGGagtcaatccggagtcactctAGTAGGGGCTGAGAAGTTAACGAGATCAGCGTCGGGACCTTTCTTCGGAGCTCCTGGGTGGGGCTGGTCCGTATCTCGCATTCCTCCACCTTCCCCAATCTCTCGGTGCCGGTTGTGAAATTAAAATGGGGGCAAGAGGAAAGTTTATACTAACGTCCTTCTCCCGGATGCACCTGTCGGGCTACGTCTGCACCCCCGCAGTGTAACcatcctccctccatcctgacccACGGCACCCGCTACTcttccagcctggggctccctgcacgTAGTTCTACCAATGCCCCTCGATGctgaccactccccccccccagcctgcccaccCGTAGCTCTCCCCAGGCCTGTCTGGCCAGTTTTCCTCGGGCTCATCTCTAGTTTCCCATTAGCTAAAAAGTGACACATTCAGTCCCTCCAGCAGCGATGCTGAGCCCCGGACAGTTTTCCCAAGGAAAGCCTAACCCAGGGGCTGCGGTCCCACTCCCAACCGCAGCGACCGGCAGGATTCCCCAGTGCTCCAATGAGGGCAGGGGCCGGGTCGGCTTCGGTGTGGGTCCAACACTCCAGCTCGGTTTGCTGGGATCTTTGGGGCCAGAACCAAACCCCACAAGCCAAACGGCCCCAGGCTCGGagaggatttgaacctgggtctccaggAACCTGGGTCTGTTTCTGGAGCAGCCCTACCCAAGGAGGGGCCCTAGGACTTAGGGGAGGAAGTGAGCGAGAGTCCAGCCAAGCGTCTTTCGCTTTCTAGACTCAttccaaactggcagagaaacgCCCCGTGGCCCAGACTCGGCGCTGCCTCACGCCATCCCCGGGGAGCCGGACTGGGGCAGAGTCCCAGGCAGCTTTGCAATGAGCTGCGGGGTTCAGCTCCCAGCGGGGTGGTTTGTTTTACAAAGGGCCCGGCTAACAGATGCGTCGCAACGTCAGGGGACGTCAACAGGGGGGCCTGTGGCTGCCCATCGGGACTAGCAcgggggggctgcaggccaggatAAGGCGGCAAAGCTGCTGGTGGAGACTGGGATAGCAGAGGGTGGTGCCGGTCAAGAgggaggtgcattggcagagccgtGTGGGGCGGTCAGGCCTGATGGGTCCTGGCAGGCCCCAGCCTGGATTAGCCCCTCGCTTTCCAGGGCCTCCCAGCCCTGTCGATATCCCAAGGCCCTGGGAAGCCAGGCAAGCCCAGGCGGGCGGCCTGGGGTCACACCTCACGCCCTTGCGTTCACCCGCAGGCCACGGGCAGTGCAGCTGCGGGGACTGCCTGTGCGACTCGGACTGGACCGGGGAGTATTGCAACTGCACCACGCGCACCGACACCTGCATGTCCAGCAACGGCCTGGTGTGCAGCGGGCACGGCCACTGCCAGTGCGGGAAATGCGAGTGCACCCAGGCCGGCTCCTACGGGGACACCTGCGAGAAGTGCCCCACCTGCCCCGACGCCTGCACCATCAAGaagtgagtggggctggggcgggcggagCTGGCGCTGCTCGCTTGGGTTCTGGGCGGCGGGGATCTCAGCGGGTGGCGCTGGCGTGGGCTCAGTGCATGGCTCCGGCTGGCACCTCATTGGGAAGGGTCTAGACTTTGTGGGATGCTGTGATTgcaatcgggggtggggggcaggtttGTGAGACCCTGATGCCATGAGGCGGCCGATCGTCCAGCGTGAAATCAGGGTGGATGCAGGGCAAAGGGTCTCTCCTGCGTGGGAGAGTCACAATCAGGGTCCCCCTCCCTGGGATccctgggggaagcctcccacgCACCCAGGGGCACTTTGCAGGAGGCAGGGTCGAGACCAGTGGCCGTGTCAGGGGCCAGGCCccattggggagcacaggggaTCCCCGCTGGGAAGCAGGGACAGAGGATGGGGAACAATGTGAAGCAGTTGGGGTGATTGGGGGGGACCCTTCTCCCCTGGAGCTGCACCTACATCCCCTGATGTTCCTGTCCTTCGTCACTCTTTCCTCCTCAGGGACTGCGTGGAGTGTAAGAAGTTCGAGAGGGGGACGCTGATGGAGCAGCAAACCTGCAGCTACACCTGCCGTGACGAGATCGAGCTGGTGCAGGAACTCGGTGAGCGCGGGAGGAGCTGGGCTCTCAGCCGCGGCCTCAGACATCGGCTGCTCGGTGCTGAGCCGAGAACGCCCGGCAGGGTGGTGGATCATTGGCGTTTGTTGCCACTGAGTGTCACTAGCACCCGTTAGCCTCGCCTGACCTCTGCTTGGGCCACCTGCCTGATGCAGCCGGAGCTCAGCGCCCTGGCCGCCGAGCATCGTTCCGCCCCGCGTGGCCGGCCCCAGCCTCCTTCCCCGCGGCGCTGGCCAGGAAAGCGACTACAGAATGGGGGCCCCGTCCCGCTCCCGTTGAGCTCTGCGGGAGGTGGGCCCTGCCGTCCgtaggagcaggagcagagcctggtgggtgcccctggGGATTTCACACCTTGCTCAGCCAGGCCCAGCCAGCGCCGGGATCCTGGTGCCCCCGCAGCAGCGGCCGCTCTGAGCAGCGGGTCCGGAGCTCTCGGTAATAACCCCAGCGCTGAGGGGATCTCACAGCAGGATTCGGCTCCTGTTTCAGCCTAGGACCTTCTTCCCCGTTTAGACAAAGCCTACGGGGAACTCGCAGGCCCGGCCCCAGCTTCGCTGTCTGCCCAGCGGGGCAGCGTCCGCTTAACCCCGCCCGGGGCGCACGGGTTGGGCTGACGGCCTCTCCTTCGCCCCCCGCAGGTGACACAGGTAAAGACGCGGTGAACTGCACCTACAAGGATGAGGATGACTGCGTGGTGCGGTTTCAGTATTATGAGGACTCCAGCGGGAAATCCATCCTCTACGTGATCGAGGAGCGAGGTGAGGCAGGGAGCGAGCGACGGCCCAGGAGGGTTAGCCCCGGGCTGGCCCCGCTCCTGCCGCTGGGAGCGGGGATACGCAGCCAGGCGCCCCGGAGGAACCCAGCTGCTGGATGGGATCTCCGCAGGGCAGGTCGGCTGCCCTggctctctccagcctgggcagcTGCTTCCTGTCCGGGCGGGTGTCACAGGGCGGGGCGGCAGCTTGAGCCGACAGCTTTGAATCCCGCTAGCAGTGAAGCTGCGGCAGCTGCGGAGCCCGGGGTGCTGGGCGGATTTGTACAGCTCCGGACCCAAGCTGCTTTCACGCCCTGTGATCACAGGCCGGACGTGCCCTGGGAGTAAACAGCAGCTAGGCCAGGGATAATAGGCAGGGTGTGAATTTCAGGCCAGGCCTGTTTCATACAGGGGGGGGAGGTTTATGGCACACTgcagggacaggacctgagcTGCTGGGGTGTAGGTTTCATGCTCCCCTTTCTCCCTTGAACCCAGCCCCTGCCATTCACTGGCTCCTGAGAAGCAAGTGGTGCGGCCAGTGGGAATTCACCCGGGAATCAGGGAGGAGTTGGCATCCGGTGCCCCGGTGGCTGCTCCGCTGGTTGTCCAGCTCTTCTGGGggctccttctctcccccttttTGGTTAATTCTCTGTCCTGCATCTGCCCTTTTATCCTAATCCACTTCTGAGACCCCCCCTTCACCCTCGGCCAGGAGACACAGGTCCCCGGCTCATGACGGAGCTGGAGACACGCCAGATCCAGCCCACCGGCCAGGATCTGAATTCAGCAAACTGGCGATCGTCCCCGACGGGTTCCCCAGGGAAGTGGGGTACAGCACGCAGGGGGGCTGCTTAGGAGGTCTCCCCATGGCTGGGTGATGTGGATTTAATTTCTAAAGGCAAGAGGCGTTCTAATGAATAAAGCAGGAGCCGGGGGTCAGGCCGGCTCGGTTCTAGTATTGTTTATATGACAGTAGTACCGAACGGGGGAGGGTGTTTACACACATCCCGAGGGAAGGGCCAGACCATGTTGTTTCCCAATGCTGACGAGGAGCAGGCTCAGCGTCCTAATGCTGCGGGGTGTTGTTGGGAAATCCCAGGGACTAGCGCCAAGCAGTTAGCCCACATTACGTGCCAGCCTCCGCGCCGCGGGCGGCAACCAGCCTTTCCTTCCCCTAGGGGCTACAGGCCCTTCTGTGGTCGGATTCCTCCCTGGCATTTTTCGGAGGCTGAATATGATGATCTGAAACGATTCTGCCTCGTGTCTGGCGGCCCCGGCTCAGGAGCGGCTTCGGGCCAGGGTAGCTGGAGCCCGGGTGGGCTCTGGTGTCCGTCACCCAGCTGCAACCTTCCGTGCTTCGCGCCGCCGGGAGAGCGAGACCCCTCCCCTTGCGTTCGGCACATGCAACCGAAACATGAGCAACAGAACAAATAACTCTGTGGACGCGctagggggaccagacagcaaatgtgaaaaatcaggacggggggtggggggtaataggagcctatataagaaaaagaccccaaactcgggactgtccctataaaatcaggacatctggtcaccctcggacATGATCCATTTCCTCCTCCAGGCCCTGTTCATACAGACTGGCCCCACGTAATGAGTTCAGGTCCGTCAGCTTCCCCAGATGTCCGTGGGGGGTGGAAAGTCTTGGCAATCTCTCAGCCCCTTGGGCTCTGCTGCGGCCGCTTTCTGCCAGCGCGACCAGCCCCTGGGGGATACCTGGCTGACCGGCCTTCGGCCAAGAGAACGGCATGGCGGGAGCAGGCCAGAGCAGGATTTAGAGCCGCCGTTTGCCTGTCCTGGCTGGTGCGGCTCAGGGCCTGAGCGTCTGAGAGGGCTGAGTGAGAACGTGACTGGATTGTTTCACGCCATTCAGCACAGGGACTTCCTGTCTCCATCTCCCCGTGCTGCTGCTTTGCTCGGCACTTCCCTGCAGCCAGCGTGGGCTGCACAGACCAGCCGtctcccccggcccggccctgcctggtCTCCACAGCTCAGTAGAGTGGGCGCACGTCGGGGGGCCGAGCTCAGGAGAGACCTCGCCCCGTGCAGAGAAcgcctggggctccccagctTTGCACTGACCCCTCTGCACTGCAGCATAATCTGGGGGAGCCTCGGGGCTCTTtcggccccagcctggggcaTGGACAGAAGCAGGGTGTCCCCTGCGCGGGAGGGGTATAACACCACGCAGACCcccccagcaggaggcagccgctGCCCTGGTGCATCCCATCGCAGGGGGCCGCTggcatccccagcctttccccgAGCGCCTTGGAAAGCAGAGGCAGGAAAGCAGCTGCCAGGTGTAATTACAGCCTGGCTGCCGAGCGCCGGGCCTGACAGACAGGAGGGCAAAGGTGGTGCAGGTTTGTTTGGGTTGCACGTCGCGTCAGAGGCTGGGGAGCGGGTGTGTCCCCTCCTCCGTCAGACACggccacacccaggaggtgttaGCAGACGCCGGCTCAGGACGGGGCGGGGGCGGTGCAGAGCCAACCTGCCCGGTGCGGGGGAGGAAGTTTCAGACAGATGGAAACAAGCAAAGCCGCAAGAACCGCGGCCCCTCAGGGGGTGTTAGAAGCCAGGGAACTCCAcctaccctgcccccagccctggagccttTCGTTCCCCAAGGGGAGCAGGTGCCAGGCAGCATCCCGTGTCCTCCGCGATTGCCAGCTGCCTCGCCCATCAGGCGTGTGGAGGAAAGCAGGTTAACGAGAGGGGaccggctggctccagccagatGTATGACCGGCCCCCGTTCTCAGAGCATCAGGGCACCTCCCAGTCTGTACCGCGGtcaccctcccagcaccctgGGCGGCAGGGCACGGCtcatagctcggtggtttgagcattggcctgctaaacccagggttgtgagctcaacccttgaggggccctttagggatctggggcaaaaatctggggattggactagatgagccgAAGTCTCTCCCAACCCTGATAGTGTGTGATTCCCTGTtacgggcagggcagggaggctcaggtccctgctgctgcaggctgtgcCCCTTGCGTTTCTAGCTGTGGGATGCGAAGCCAGCGTGAGACACTTGGGAACATCCAGGCTTTAGCCTAAGGTTGCATAACCTGGAGCGCCCTGGCCCTGCAGACGCATCGGCTGCGGCGTTCCAAGGAGCCAGAGGGAGCGAGGGTGCATTGCAGGGGGATTTGGGTGCCAGGCCAACCTCACCTGTCGGCCCAAGAGTAACTCCAGGGGGCTGCTTCAGTGCCGGACCCGGCCCTGCATGTGGGCGAAATGCTGCCCTCTCGCAGCACAGGATGAGAGACCCGCTACTGCTGCCGGCGGAAGAAGCTCAGCTGCAGTGGATGCGCTGGGTTAAGCAGGGAATGGCCGAGCACTAATTCCCTCCTTCCCTTGCCAGACTGTCCCAAGGGGCCGGACATCCTGATGGTTCTGCTCCTGGTGGCGGGGGCCATCCTGCTCATCGGCCTAGTCACCCTGTTCATCTGGAAGCTCCTGATCACCGTCCACGACCGGCGGGAGTTCGCCAAGTTCGAGGAAGAGAGGGCCCGGGCCAAATGGGACACGGTACGGGTGGGGTGGGCAGCCCGCCCCTCTCCCGCCagcacggggtgggggggtgacgGCGCTCGGCTGCCACCCCCCGTCGGGGCAACGTGGGGGATTCAGGCAGGAACCCAGATGCCCTGGGTATCTGGGCCTGGCGGGTCAGAGGGGACCTGGGTAGGTGCTGGGGAGCCAGGAGATGCTCtggcaggaagggtgctgggaggggacgatcaagggccttggggagggggagcccaagTCTGGCCATGGGGCACTGCCCTCCGGACACCTGCCAGTCAGCAGGGCTGTGCGCATGCAGGAGAGACTGTCCCCGCGGCCTCCCCCGTCCCCAGCACGTCCTTCTGACTCACTCCCCTCCTGCTTTTCCATCCCTgcgccggcccggcccagccggAAAGGCTGAGACACGGAGTGCGGGGAATTCGGcaccaaagggggaggggggcggctggggcagtGGAAGATCGTcccgtccccccccacccccgaggttCGAGGCAGCTCTGCACCTCTCCAGGGGCCCCCGCAGGGCACGAGCGGCTGATGAAATTATTAGGCCCCGTTCTTTGAAATCCAGCAGTGCTGGTAACAGTGATCCTGGCCGCCCGGCGTAGAGCCGGACCCTGGGCAAAACTCCCTGCCCACGGCGCTGaccacctaccccagccctgggctccccggccctgggctccccacccccagctctcccgtgcccctcaatcccgacctgcagccccctgctaccccggccctgagctccccacccccagctctgccagtgcccctcaatcccaacctgcagccccctgctaccccggccctgggctccccacccccagctctgccggtgcccctcaatcctgaccccagcccccggctaccccagccctgggctccccacccccagctctgccagtgcccctcaatcccgacccgcagctccctACTGTTTAGtggtgcaagcgctgggagggaggagggagaagcaggatgcggcagcccgctcaggggaggaggcagaggcgcaggtgagctggagtggggcggggggggggcctaTGCGTAGGGTCAggaggcctcagtttccccatctataaagggGAGATGATGCTATTTACCTTCCCTGGGTGCTTTGCGGCCTGCTGGCGAGCAGGCCTGTGTGACATGACATCTGTTTGTGTTTCTGTTACAGGCCAACAACCCCTTATACAAAGGCGCCACCTCCACCTT is part of the Mauremys reevesii isolate NIE-2019 linkage group 27, ASM1616193v1, whole genome shotgun sequence genome and encodes:
- the ITGB3 gene encoding integrin beta-3 isoform X2 yields the protein MSPQKIKLHLRPDDSQIFSVQVRQVEDYPVDIYYLMDLSNSMKDDLHNIQSLGTKLATEMRKLTSNLRIGFGAFVDKPISPYMYISPQEAIDNPCYEIHQTCLPMFGYKHVLTLTDEVTRFNEEVRKQSVSRNRDAPEGGFDAIIQATVCDEKIGWRNDASHLLVFTTDAKTHIALDGRLAGIVQPNDGQCHIDKDNLYSASTTLDYPSLGLMTEKLSQKNINLIFAVTQGVVGLYKNYSELIPGTTVGTLSSDSSNVLQLILESYGKIRSKVELEVRDLPEELSLSFNATCLNDEVIQGLKSCVGLKIGDTVSFSIEAKVRGCPQQQEKSFTIKPVGFKDSLTVVVNFECNCTCEEHAEPDSPACHQGNGTFECGVCRCSPGRLGSRCECSEEEYSPTQQDNCSPGPGQPLCSQRGECLCGQCVCHASGFGKVTGKYCECDDFSCVRFKGEMCSGHGQCSCGDCLCDSDWTGEYCNCTTRTDTCMSSNGLVCSGHGHCQCGKCECTQAGSYGDTCEKCPTCPDACTIKKDCVECKKFERGTLMEQQTCSYTCRDEIELVQELGDTGKDAVNCTYKDEDDCVVRFQYYEDSSGKSILYVIEERDCPKGPDILMVLLLVAGAILLIGLVTLFIWKLLITVHDRREFAKFEEERARAKWDTANNPLYKGATSTFTNITYRGNS
- the ITGB3 gene encoding integrin beta-3 isoform X1, with translation MRELRLALRTLVLALCAAGLQGNICTTRGVNSCRQCLAVSPLCAWCSQKDLKQGTPRCDLKTNLLHNGCTRDFIEYPVSSTEILEDEPLSNTGSGQTVATQMSPQKIKLHLRPDDSQIFSVQVRQVEDYPVDIYYLMDLSNSMKDDLHNIQSLGTKLATEMRKLTSNLRIGFGAFVDKPISPYMYISPQEAIDNPCYEIHQTCLPMFGYKHVLTLTDEVTRFNEEVRKQSVSRNRDAPEGGFDAIIQATVCDEKIGWRNDASHLLVFTTDAKTHIALDGRLAGIVQPNDGQCHIDKDNLYSASTTLDYPSLGLMTEKLSQKNINLIFAVTQGVVGLYKNYSELIPGTTVGTLSSDSSNVLQLILESYGKIRSKVELEVRDLPEELSLSFNATCLNDEVIQGLKSCVGLKIGDTVSFSIEAKVRGCPQQQEKSFTIKPVGFKDSLTVVVNFECNCTCEEHAEPDSPACHQGNGTFECGVCRCSPGRLGSRCECSEEEYSPTQQDNCSPGPGQPLCSQRGECLCGQCVCHASGFGKVTGKYCECDDFSCVRFKGEMCSGHGQCSCGDCLCDSDWTGEYCNCTTRTDTCMSSNGLVCSGHGHCQCGKCECTQAGSYGDTCEKCPTCPDACTIKKDCVECKKFERGTLMEQQTCSYTCRDEIELVQELGDTGKDAVNCTYKDEDDCVVRFQYYEDSSGKSILYVIEERDCPKGPDILMVLLLVAGAILLIGLVTLFIWKLLITVHDRREFAKFEEERARAKWDTANNPLYKGATSTFTNITYRGNS